One Ictalurus punctatus breed USDA103 chromosome 10, Coco_2.0, whole genome shotgun sequence genomic region harbors:
- the tm2d1 gene encoding TM2 domain-containing protein 1, which translates to MASTRDGLFCSRSIQRAIFFFSFCWTLIQSSVNDVESCYNLRLGQYLCKTPKIDDATQEPENCKDLVAWVECLPAPNISCLLANGTRFKFSGEEVGFNKSIPCRNVTGYSYKVAVALSLFLGWLGADRFYLGYPALGLLKFCTVGFCGIGSLVDFILISMQIVGPSDGSDYIVDYYGARLVRLSITNETYRRTQISL; encoded by the exons ATGGCGTCTACTCGGGATGGTTTGTTTTGCTCCCGGTCTATACAGCGAGCgatatttttcttctctttttgctgGACTTTAATTCAGAGCTCTGTAAATGATGTTGAAAGCTGCTACAACCTCCGACTGGGACAatatc TTTGCAAAACCCCTAAAATAGATGATGCGACTCAAGAACCTGAGAACTGCAAGGATCTAGTGGCATGGG TGGAATGCCTTCCTGCACCAAACATCAGCTGCTTACTAGCAAATGGGACCAGGTTCAAGTTCAGCGGGGAGGAGGTTGGATTTAATAAAAGCATCCCATGTCGGAATGT GACTGGCTATTCGTATAAAGTGGCTGTGGCTTTGTCCCTGTTCCTGGGATGGCTGGGTGCAGATCGCTTCTATTTGGGTTATCCAGCTCTCG GGCTACTGAAGTTCTGCACTGTGGGTTTCTGTGGAATTGGAAGTCTGGTGGATTTCATATTGATATCCATGCAG ATCGTTGGTCCATCTGACGGTTCGGATTACATCGTGGACTACTATGGAGCGAGGCTCGTACGGCTCTCCATAACAAACGAGACATACAGGCGAACACAGATCTCTCTCTGA